The Prevotella fusca JCM 17724 genome includes a window with the following:
- a CDS encoding FecR family protein — protein sequence MSDINNKITKDYLTGKATDREMEQLAEWLAHSEENRKDFFGMELAYHLGKPNPLATSEKIEEAEARLFNQIDAYEKQKRSKGTFHFLRYAAAILMAVLMIGGGLFAYLYRSEKTITVAALNEIKKVTLPDQSTVWLNKGATISYADNFEGDERKVNLKGEALFHVTKNAEKPFIVNSDGASAKVLGTTFNFNGQSAEGREVISLIEGKLEVTGLNGQGKVILHPNQKATVSKDSKSIKTENEYAAVDAVWRDNMIPFNNMQVKEIAHILEQLYDYKIIVDSKLDNKKTYTGVIKKNKDIRNVLDGLSYTISFHYTINNKEITLSE from the coding sequence ATGAGCGATATAAATAATAAGATTACCAAAGACTATCTCACTGGCAAGGCAACAGACAGAGAGATGGAGCAGCTGGCAGAATGGCTCGCACACTCGGAGGAGAATCGCAAGGACTTCTTCGGGATGGAACTGGCTTACCACCTGGGAAAGCCTAACCCACTTGCCACATCTGAAAAGATTGAGGAAGCAGAAGCCAGACTCTTCAATCAGATTGACGCTTACGAGAAACAGAAGAGAAGTAAAGGCACATTCCACTTCCTACGCTATGCCGCAGCCATTCTGATGGCTGTACTGATGATTGGAGGAGGGCTCTTTGCCTATCTTTACCGTTCTGAAAAAACCATCACTGTTGCCGCTCTGAATGAAATAAAAAAAGTCACATTACCTGACCAGTCCACTGTCTGGCTGAACAAGGGAGCGACCATCAGCTACGCAGACAACTTTGAAGGAGATGAGAGAAAGGTCAACTTGAAGGGCGAGGCACTGTTTCATGTGACCAAGAATGCAGAAAAGCCATTCATTGTAAACAGTGACGGCGCATCAGCAAAGGTATTAGGAACAACCTTCAACTTCAACGGACAGAGTGCCGAAGGACGTGAAGTCATCAGCCTGATAGAAGGAAAACTGGAAGTGACAGGGCTCAACGGACAGGGAAAGGTTATCCTTCATCCCAACCAGAAGGCTACCGTAAGCAAAGACTCAAAGTCCATCAAGACCGAGAATGAGTATGCAGCTGTCGATGCTGTGTGGCGTGACAACATGATACCGTTCAACAATATGCAGGTCAAAGAGATTGCACACATTCTGGAGCAGCTCTATGATTATAAGATCATCGTTGATTCCAAATTAGACAACAAGAAGACTTATACGGGTGTAATCAAGAAGAACAAGGATATAAGAAACGTATTGGACGGACTCTCTTATACCATTTCTTTCCATTACACTATCAACAACAAGGAGATAACCCTCTCAGAATAA
- a CDS encoding RNA polymerase sigma-70 factor yields the protein MTLPEQRFRQIFRALYPSLSFYAARLVHDDEAEDIVQEAFMELWKHKEDVEDENHIKAFLYRIVYTRALNVIKHRTVVSNHAESVKKVTQFKLDYYNPEANDVMGYIEGLEMRKQINDAIGELPTKCREVFILSYQHDKKNKEIAEQLGISIRTVEVHLYKALKSLRLKLKRHA from the coding sequence ATGACATTACCAGAACAAAGGTTCAGACAGATATTCAGGGCATTATACCCCTCTCTTTCCTTCTATGCCGCACGCCTTGTACACGACGACGAGGCGGAAGACATCGTGCAGGAAGCCTTCATGGAACTTTGGAAACACAAGGAAGACGTTGAAGACGAAAACCACATCAAGGCTTTCCTCTATCGCATCGTCTATACCCGTGCACTCAATGTCATCAAGCACCGTACAGTGGTCAGCAACCATGCCGAAAGCGTGAAGAAGGTTACTCAGTTCAAGCTGGACTACTATAACCCCGAGGCTAACGATGTAATGGGTTATATTGAAGGACTGGAGATGCGCAAGCAAATCAATGATGCCATCGGAGAACTTCCTACCAAATGCCGTGAAGTATTCATCCTCAGCTATCAGCACGACAAGAAGAACAAGGAGATTGCCGAACAGTTAGGCATCTCAATACGCACTGTAGAAGTGCATCTTTACAAGGCTTTGAAGTCTTTAAGACTAAAACTGAAACGCCACGCATAA
- a CDS encoding SusC/RagA family TonB-linked outer membrane protein, whose product MSKADSPKVYFTLRLCLCAFLLLIGVQTASAQVSLTTNQTELKTVIQRIKSKTKYRFFYNDELGKELVNAVSMRNLPIDFVLDRLFENTGITYKIIDNIIYLKKEKQPVAGGEANAPASDHPQRKDGTRKTPVLYTFNGQIQDVAGNPLIGATVMVKGASKAHAVADLEGKFVLKTENPNPLLIVSCIGYNSVEKRIESRHNQLFVLKENLFELGDVFVTALGISRSRRALNYNVKQMDGDEVNTVKTTNLINALGGKLAGVSVNESAAGMGGAARVVMRGPKSLAQSNQPLYVIDGIPVNNRSNDDVKSGIYSQQPGTEGISDINPDDVESVSVLSGAAAAALYGSAAAQGAVMIKTKSGRVGKMSVELSSSTQFLSPFVLPEFQSRYGNRINEMKSWGAKNTHGSGGYTPDEFFRTGVNFTNNATLTTGTERNQVYLSLGSSTVSGIIPNNDFQRYNLTFKNVFSTLQDKLRLTFSFKFVRENDRNMLAQGQYFNPLTSVYLFPRGESFEAIKEFETYDVSRGISLQNWKYGDDLKMQNPYWVANRMVKTTKRNRYLTDLGVKYNLTNWLALEGRLRWDEAVNKLEDKRYASTLDIFTHSPYGYYGYCKVNDRSLYADFMADISRRWENFSLEANVGAAFSKTSYDVAGFQGGLKAPSNIFTPNAIDYSKVSGDNRPIFDITRHAINSLFGSVEMGWRERIYLTVTGRNDWDSALSNTAQQSFFYPSVGLSTILSRQFKLPEFIDFLKFRMSWASVGSAIPANISSTSRYEYIPSTGTYHTVTYKFPKNFYPERTNSWEAGMTANLFKEAVSVKFTLYQSDTKNQTFLRQITLGGAYNREYIQAGNVRNRGLELGVGYNKKWNSLRWAVDMNYSMNRNRIVRLLDNPDETLRQGGLNGCEVILTQGGTMGDLYTFTDYKRDAQGNIQLNSDGQVMQMELPSPKLVGSVLPKAHLGLSSKLSWKGMEFGMLITARLGGVCVSQTQAFMDSYGVSKKTAELRDRGGVKIGEQLLSTEKFYSVVGGETPIWDEYVYKASNARIRELYLGYTFDKLIRGAKVSLALTARNLLMLYCKAPFDPEATPSTDIYYQGFDYFMQPSQRSLGFSINVKL is encoded by the coding sequence ATGAGTAAAGCTGATAGTCCGAAAGTATATTTTACCCTTAGATTATGTCTGTGTGCCTTCCTGTTGTTGATAGGTGTACAGACTGCTTCTGCGCAGGTGTCGCTGACGACGAATCAGACAGAACTGAAGACGGTCATACAACGCATAAAATCGAAGACTAAATATCGCTTTTTTTACAATGACGAACTTGGAAAAGAACTGGTCAATGCTGTTTCCATGCGCAATCTGCCGATTGATTTCGTTCTGGACAGGCTCTTTGAGAACACGGGAATAACGTATAAGATAATTGACAATATCATCTATCTGAAGAAGGAAAAGCAGCCTGTAGCAGGTGGGGAAGCCAATGCTCCGGCTTCTGACCATCCGCAACGTAAGGACGGAACACGCAAAACGCCTGTGCTCTATACTTTCAATGGGCAGATACAGGACGTGGCAGGCAATCCGCTCATTGGTGCAACGGTCATGGTAAAGGGGGCTTCAAAGGCGCATGCTGTTGCTGACCTTGAAGGTAAGTTTGTGCTGAAAACTGAGAATCCCAATCCGTTGCTGATAGTCTCCTGTATAGGTTATAATTCTGTCGAGAAGCGTATCGAGAGCCGGCATAACCAGCTGTTTGTGTTGAAGGAAAATCTCTTCGAGTTAGGAGATGTCTTTGTGACGGCTTTGGGTATAAGCCGTTCACGTAGAGCCTTGAACTATAATGTCAAGCAGATGGATGGGGATGAAGTGAATACTGTGAAGACAACCAATCTTATCAATGCCTTGGGAGGAAAGCTGGCTGGCGTCTCTGTCAATGAATCGGCAGCCGGAATGGGTGGTGCAGCGCGTGTTGTGATGCGTGGTCCGAAGTCGTTGGCGCAGAGCAATCAGCCACTTTATGTCATTGACGGTATCCCTGTCAATAACCGTAGCAATGATGATGTGAAAAGTGGTATATACTCCCAGCAGCCCGGTACGGAGGGTATTTCAGATATTAACCCGGATGATGTGGAGAGTGTTTCCGTGCTCAGTGGTGCCGCTGCCGCAGCCCTTTATGGATCTGCTGCCGCACAGGGTGCTGTGATGATAAAGACGAAGTCGGGAAGAGTGGGGAAGATGTCAGTGGAATTATCCTCAAGCACCCAGTTCCTGTCGCCCTTTGTCTTGCCCGAGTTTCAGAGCAGGTATGGCAACCGCATCAACGAGATGAAGTCGTGGGGAGCAAAGAATACGCATGGCTCTGGCGGCTACACGCCCGATGAATTCTTCCGTACGGGGGTAAACTTTACCAACAATGCCACGCTGACAACGGGTACTGAGCGCAACCAGGTATATCTTTCTCTGGGTTCTTCAACCGTGAGCGGCATTATTCCTAACAATGATTTCCAGCGTTATAATCTTACGTTCAAGAATGTTTTTTCAACCTTGCAGGACAAGCTGAGGCTTACTTTTTCTTTTAAGTTCGTAAGGGAGAATGACAGGAACATGTTGGCACAGGGACAATACTTCAATCCCCTGACATCAGTCTACCTTTTTCCGCGTGGTGAGAGTTTTGAGGCAATCAAGGAGTTTGAGACTTATGATGTGTCACGAGGGATAAGTCTGCAGAACTGGAAGTATGGTGACGACCTGAAGATGCAGAACCCTTATTGGGTGGCTAACCGTATGGTCAAGACGACAAAGCGCAACAGATACCTTACAGACCTCGGTGTGAAGTATAATCTTACAAACTGGTTGGCACTTGAAGGACGTCTCCGGTGGGATGAGGCTGTGAATAAGCTGGAGGACAAACGCTATGCTTCCACGCTCGACATCTTTACCCATTCACCTTACGGATATTATGGTTATTGCAAGGTGAACGACCGTTCTCTCTATGCTGACTTCATGGCTGACATTTCCAGACGTTGGGAGAACTTCTCACTTGAAGCGAATGTTGGGGCGGCATTCTCAAAAACATCGTATGATGTGGCTGGTTTTCAAGGTGGTTTGAAGGCACCATCAAATATCTTTACACCGAATGCAATCGACTACAGTAAGGTGTCGGGAGATAACCGTCCAATCTTCGATATTACACGTCATGCCATCAATTCGCTTTTTGGAAGTGTGGAAATGGGCTGGCGTGAACGCATTTATCTGACGGTGACAGGCCGAAATGACTGGGATTCAGCTCTCAGCAACACTGCCCAGCAGTCCTTCTTCTATCCTTCTGTAGGCTTGTCGACCATTCTCTCAAGGCAGTTCAAGCTGCCGGAATTCATCGACTTTCTGAAGTTCCGAATGTCATGGGCATCTGTAGGGTCAGCCATACCAGCTAACATCTCTTCCACTTCACGCTACGAGTATATCCCCTCTACGGGAACTTACCACACAGTGACCTATAAGTTTCCAAAGAACTTCTATCCTGAACGGACAAACTCGTGGGAAGCGGGTATGACGGCTAATCTGTTCAAGGAAGCAGTGTCAGTGAAATTCACGCTCTACCAATCGGATACGAAGAACCAGACTTTTCTTCGCCAGATAACCTTGGGTGGTGCTTATAACCGGGAGTATATCCAGGCGGGAAACGTGCGGAACAGGGGCTTGGAACTGGGTGTCGGCTACAATAAGAAATGGAACAGTCTGCGCTGGGCGGTGGATATGAATTACAGTATGAACCGTAACCGTATTGTCAGATTGCTTGATAATCCTGATGAAACCTTGCGACAAGGCGGATTGAATGGTTGCGAAGTGATACTGACACAAGGCGGCACGATGGGCGACCTATATACATTTACTGATTATAAGCGGGATGCACAGGGAAACATCCAGCTTAATTCAGACGGGCAGGTGATGCAGATGGAATTGCCTTCACCTAAGCTGGTCGGCTCGGTGTTGCCTAAGGCACACCTTGGATTGAGCAGTAAGCTGTCGTGGAAGGGAATGGAGTTCGGCATGCTGATTACAGCCCGTTTGGGTGGAGTCTGTGTGTCGCAGACACAGGCTTTCATGGATTCGTACGGCGTATCTAAGAAAACAGCGGAGCTGCGGGATAGAGGTGGAGTTAAGATAGGTGAGCAGTTGCTCTCGACGGAGAAGTTTTATTCGGTCGTGGGAGGTGAGACTCCAATCTGGGATGAGTATGTTTATAAAGCATCAAATGCCAGAATAAGGGAGCTTTACCTTGGTTACACGTTCGATAAGTTGATTCGTGGGGCAAAGGTGTCGTTGGCTCTGACAGCGAGAAACCTGCTGATGTTGTACTGTAAGGCACCTTTCGACCCTGAAGCAACACCTTCCACGGATATTTACTATCAAGGCTTTGATTATTTCATGCAGCCCAGCCAACGCTCGTTGGGCTTTAGTATCAACGTAAAACTTTAA
- a CDS encoding RagB/SusD family nutrient uptake outer membrane protein, with translation MMFSRKIQFFLFCLLAVLSSCTGNFVDINRPGSKLSPEELQRDNYAVGSFLIQMQGVAFPEQENAYQTMIDFVGNYLGRYTTYTKELPKNHTLFNASNAWCAWPASYAPSVVSAFNEVVTLNGKENISYAWALILRAQAFLRFTDIYGPFPLSMDKDNAEVYSSQRDIYLQLINDLDKATAYIASDVNLANEKTVFAPYDLVYKGDFNKWRKFANSLKLRIAVRISNVEPAMARSLAEQAVRDGVIEDNEENCTISYNKSGLWTTAVSWGDSRICADLESYMTGYRDSRLSKYFLQPNVAGSRKFIGCRAGALIESNVLAKRLYSTVNLSETTPGVWLTASEMAFCKAEGVLRGWNMGSGAVRDFYEQGIKLSFKQWGADGVAAYLLDDTSVEADYTDASGGFGGNVTKVSTITIKWNDNAPMAEKMERLITQKWIALFPNGQEAWNEIRRTGYPRIFPVPQATNGYTLLTPNRIPFDKNQQINNRSNYDKAVEYLGGADDYATPMWWQK, from the coding sequence ATGATGTTTAGTAGAAAGATACAGTTCTTCTTGTTCTGTCTGCTGGCAGTCCTGTCTTCCTGTACGGGCAACTTCGTTGATATAAACCGTCCGGGTAGCAAGTTGTCGCCCGAGGAGCTGCAACGCGATAACTATGCGGTAGGCTCTTTCCTTATTCAGATGCAGGGAGTGGCTTTCCCAGAGCAGGAGAATGCTTACCAGACGATGATAGACTTCGTTGGCAACTATCTTGGACGTTACACAACCTACACAAAAGAGCTGCCGAAGAACCACACGCTTTTCAATGCAAGCAACGCTTGGTGTGCCTGGCCTGCCTCTTATGCACCCTCCGTCGTCTCTGCTTTCAATGAGGTGGTGACGCTGAACGGCAAGGAAAATATTTCTTATGCATGGGCATTGATACTGCGAGCACAGGCATTCCTGCGTTTTACGGACATATACGGACCGTTCCCGCTCAGTATGGATAAAGACAATGCCGAGGTTTATTCTTCGCAACGGGACATTTATCTGCAACTGATAAACGACCTTGACAAGGCGACAGCCTATATTGCATCTGATGTAAACCTTGCCAATGAAAAGACCGTTTTTGCCCCATACGACCTTGTTTACAAGGGCGATTTCAATAAATGGCGTAAGTTTGCCAATTCGCTCAAGCTGCGCATTGCCGTGCGTATCAGCAATGTGGAACCAGCAATGGCACGTTCGTTGGCAGAACAGGCTGTTAGGGATGGTGTGATAGAAGACAATGAAGAAAACTGTACCATCAGTTATAACAAGTCGGGCTTGTGGACTACTGCTGTTTCATGGGGCGACAGTCGCATCTGTGCCGACCTTGAAAGCTACATGACAGGATATAGGGATTCACGACTGTCAAAGTACTTCTTGCAGCCGAATGTGGCTGGTAGCCGTAAGTTCATTGGCTGTCGGGCAGGAGCGTTGATTGAGAGCAATGTACTTGCCAAGCGTCTTTATTCTACGGTCAACCTGTCAGAGACAACTCCGGGAGTATGGCTTACGGCTTCAGAGATGGCTTTCTGCAAGGCAGAAGGTGTCCTGCGTGGTTGGAATATGGGTAGCGGAGCTGTCAGGGACTTCTATGAGCAGGGGATAAAACTATCCTTCAAGCAGTGGGGAGCGGATGGTGTTGCTGCCTATTTGCTTGATGATACATCAGTGGAAGCTGATTATACAGACGCATCAGGGGGCTTTGGAGGGAATGTTACGAAGGTTTCAACGATTACCATAAAATGGAATGACAATGCACCGATGGCGGAGAAAATGGAGCGGTTGATTACGCAGAAGTGGATAGCTCTTTTCCCGAACGGACAGGAGGCATGGAACGAAATCCGCCGTACAGGTTACCCTCGCATCTTCCCTGTACCACAGGCTACCAATGGATATACGCTATTGACGCCCAACAGGATTCCCTTTGACAAAAATCAGCAAATCAATAACCGTAGTAATTATGACAAGGCTGTAGAGTACTTAGGCGGTGCGGATGATTACGCAACGCCAATGTGGTGGCAGAAATAG